A single region of the Solwaraspora sp. WMMD791 genome encodes:
- a CDS encoding cellulose binding domain-containing protein, with amino-acid sequence MTVSIRRCTAVLAAVLFAATTLLVGTSVHAQPAAPVRVMPLGDSITDGFNVPGGYRIDLWQKFQAGGHSVDFVGSQSNGPASLPDRNHQGHSGWRIDQIDANIVNWLRASNPQTILLHIGTNDITQNRDLPNAPNRLAALIDKITTNAPDAYLFVATIIPAGFSDAQIRSFNAAIPQIVQSRANAGRKVYLVNMYAALTTADLADGVHPNATGYSKMATAWYNALTAVPGSLNPGGVTPSPTTPGPTTTPDTSPAPSTPPPVTTPPPGGGGCTATVSLNQWNGGFVATVRVTAGAAGTNGWTVAMTLPGGAAVTNAWNADRSGNSGAVQFRNVSYNGRIAAGGSTEFGFQGTGSGSGMTPSCTAS; translated from the coding sequence ATGACCGTGTCCATTCGTCGATGTACGGCGGTGTTGGCGGCGGTGCTGTTCGCCGCCACCACCCTGCTGGTCGGTACCAGCGTCCACGCTCAACCGGCCGCCCCGGTCCGGGTGATGCCACTCGGTGACTCGATCACCGACGGCTTCAACGTGCCCGGTGGCTACCGCATCGACCTGTGGCAGAAGTTCCAGGCCGGCGGCCACTCGGTGGATTTCGTCGGCTCCCAGTCCAACGGGCCGGCCAGCCTGCCCGACCGCAACCACCAGGGCCACTCGGGCTGGCGGATCGACCAGATCGACGCCAACATCGTCAACTGGCTCCGGGCGTCGAACCCGCAGACGATCCTGCTGCACATCGGCACCAACGACATCACCCAGAACCGTGACCTGCCGAACGCCCCTAACCGGCTCGCCGCGCTGATCGACAAGATCACCACCAACGCGCCCGACGCGTACCTGTTCGTGGCCACGATCATCCCGGCCGGCTTCAGCGACGCCCAGATCCGCAGCTTCAACGCGGCCATTCCGCAGATCGTGCAGAGCCGGGCGAATGCCGGCCGCAAGGTGTATCTGGTGAACATGTACGCCGCACTGACCACTGCGGACCTCGCCGACGGTGTCCACCCGAACGCCACCGGGTACAGCAAGATGGCCACCGCCTGGTACAACGCGCTGACCGCCGTACCGGGCAGCCTCAACCCGGGTGGGGTCACCCCGTCGCCGACCACACCGGGGCCGACCACCACGCCGGACACCTCGCCCGCGCCGTCCACCCCGCCGCCGGTGACGACACCACCGCCGGGCGGTGGCGGCTGTACGGCCACCGTGTCGCTCAACCAGTGGAACGGCGGCTTCGTCGCGACCGTACGGGTGACCGCCGGCGCCGCCGGCACCAACGGCTGGACCGTCGCGATGACCCTGCCCGGCGGGGCGGCCGTCACCAACGCCTGGAACGCCGACCGCAGCGGCAACAGCGGCGCGGTGCAGTTCCGCAACGTCAGCTACAACGGCCGGATCGCCGCCGGAGGGTCGACCGAGTTCGGCTTCCAGGGCACTGGCAGCGGGTCCGGCATGACCCCGTCCTGCACCGCGAGCTGA
- a CDS encoding ElyC/SanA/YdcF family protein, with translation MDDVPAHPPRRTRWWHRKLAVLAAAVVGVALLVTGSGYWIRWSAAAHVYDLADVPAAPVALVLGAQVRPDGTPSEFLAGRLEVARRLVEADRVRAVLVSGDHREWDYDEPGAMRRWLIERGVPAERIVQDHAGLDTYDSCLRARQVFGVRQAIVVTQSFHIDRAVTVCRRVGVDAVGVGDDSVRRFERAWRWGAFRERLAAVKAAYDVLVGREPALPGPRESSLDDALRS, from the coding sequence ATGGACGACGTCCCGGCTCATCCGCCCCGGCGTACCCGCTGGTGGCATCGCAAACTGGCTGTGCTCGCCGCCGCCGTGGTCGGCGTGGCGCTGCTGGTCACCGGCAGCGGCTACTGGATCCGGTGGTCGGCGGCCGCGCACGTCTACGACCTGGCGGACGTGCCGGCCGCGCCGGTCGCCCTGGTCCTCGGCGCGCAGGTCCGCCCGGACGGTACGCCGTCGGAGTTCCTGGCCGGCCGGCTGGAGGTGGCCCGGCGACTGGTCGAGGCCGACCGGGTGCGGGCGGTGCTGGTCTCCGGTGACCACCGGGAATGGGACTACGACGAGCCGGGTGCGATGCGGCGCTGGTTGATCGAGCGGGGCGTGCCGGCGGAGCGGATCGTGCAGGACCACGCCGGGCTGGACACCTACGACTCGTGTCTGCGGGCACGGCAGGTATTCGGCGTACGGCAGGCGATCGTGGTGACGCAGAGTTTCCACATCGACCGGGCGGTGACGGTCTGCCGGCGGGTCGGGGTCGACGCGGTCGGCGTCGGCGACGATTCGGTACGCCGCTTCGAGCGGGCCTGGCGGTGGGGGGCGTTCCGGGAGCGGTTGGCGGCGGTCAAGGCCGCGTACGACGTGCTGGTCGGCCGGGAACCGGCGCTGCCCGGCCCCCGCGAGTCCAGTCTCGACGACGCCCTGCGGAGCTGA
- a CDS encoding PQQ-binding-like beta-propeller repeat protein — protein MVIELGLAREPGPPSPSPTGRWWRSPHGVRRARPLAVGVGLALLLGLTGAAVPSGPLLVQVAAHQVAARDIVLAGDRLLVTSAAPQGSATVWQLAAYAIPAGDLLWTVPFDAASWRLRQVRRTGDVVLVDPRSGPGSGATLVLDADTGSTRWVARSGLTLTDDGRTALLLEPGESAGTASTVVAVDIGSGDELWSSGLAASTEVLAGPGGQALLIGGDGRAEVRDGRTGALLRTADLGAVSRPDSMAGALVLRQSSGGELGVAGYDPTTLRRLWQRPVRYGPGRITECGGLICFPAGPQIEAVDPLTGESVWRIDADLVVDFDSYLVAYSVAGVPGAEGGSGASGGADGGASGGAGGDSTSSGAGAGSGRIVDPVTGQTLLPLSAWYTELEGRGDATFVGYRQPVEDGPAWLALLAPTTRAVRLVGVVPGPVGGCVADETTIVCRSGADGITIWRYQL, from the coding sequence ATGGTCATCGAGCTGGGGCTGGCCCGCGAACCCGGGCCGCCGTCGCCGTCACCAACCGGCCGGTGGTGGCGCTCACCACATGGCGTACGGCGGGCGCGCCCGCTCGCGGTCGGTGTCGGTCTGGCGCTGCTGCTCGGGCTGACCGGGGCGGCCGTGCCCAGCGGGCCGCTGCTCGTCCAGGTCGCCGCTCACCAGGTCGCGGCCCGCGACATCGTGCTTGCCGGGGACCGCCTGCTGGTCACCTCGGCCGCCCCACAGGGGTCGGCGACGGTCTGGCAGTTGGCGGCGTACGCGATACCCGCCGGTGACCTGCTGTGGACGGTGCCGTTCGACGCGGCGAGTTGGCGGCTGCGACAGGTACGCCGTACCGGTGACGTGGTGCTGGTCGACCCGCGCTCCGGGCCGGGCAGCGGCGCGACCCTGGTGCTGGACGCCGACACCGGCTCGACCCGGTGGGTGGCGCGCAGCGGGCTGACCCTGACCGACGACGGCCGGACCGCCCTGCTCCTGGAGCCGGGCGAATCCGCAGGCACCGCGTCGACGGTGGTCGCCGTCGACATCGGCAGCGGCGACGAGTTGTGGAGCAGCGGGTTGGCGGCCTCGACCGAGGTGCTCGCCGGGCCGGGCGGTCAGGCACTGCTGATCGGCGGCGACGGGCGGGCCGAGGTCCGCGACGGGCGGACCGGCGCGCTACTGCGTACCGCCGATCTGGGTGCGGTCTCCCGGCCGGACAGCATGGCCGGCGCGCTGGTGTTGCGGCAGTCGAGTGGCGGCGAGTTGGGGGTGGCCGGCTACGACCCCACGACGTTGCGGCGGCTCTGGCAGCGGCCGGTGCGGTACGGACCCGGCCGGATCACCGAGTGTGGCGGGCTGATCTGTTTCCCGGCCGGCCCGCAGATCGAGGCGGTCGATCCCCTGACCGGGGAGTCGGTGTGGCGCATCGACGCGGACCTGGTCGTCGACTTCGACAGCTATCTGGTGGCGTACAGCGTGGCGGGTGTGCCGGGGGCAGAGGGCGGTTCCGGTGCCAGCGGTGGTGCCGACGGTGGCGCGAGTGGGGGCGCCGGCGGCGACAGCACCAGCAGCGGGGCCGGGGCGGGCAGTGGCCGGATCGTCGACCCGGTGACCGGGCAGACGCTGCTGCCGCTGAGCGCCTGGTACACCGAGTTGGAGGGGCGGGGTGACGCGACGTTCGTCGGCTACCGCCAGCCGGTGGAGGACGGCCCGGCCTGGCTCGCGCTGCTGGCGCCGACGACCCGGGCGGTACGCCTCGTCGGTGTCGTGCCCGGCCCCGTCGGCGGATGTGTCGCCGACGAGACCACGATCGTCTGCCGCAGCGGAGCTGACGGCATCACCATCTGGCGCTACCAGCTCTGA
- a CDS encoding iron-siderophore ABC transporter substrate-binding protein, protein MNSRTLSRVLVAVPLALTLGLAACSSGDDSTGDTDNGGGDAGFPVTIPHAFGETTIDDTPTRVVAWGWGSADAAIALDVVPVAIPFQSYGGDANGVLPWIAEKLDETGAEVPTVLPDAQEPPFDEIAAAEPDLILAVYSGIDQEQFDLLNKIAPTVAYPDEAWATPWRDLITTVGTALGKSAEAQALLDDIDAQIATKAQENPQLAGKSVAMVWDSAGTFYVYKEADPRVEFALDLGMTGAQSVNDLGTDESTFYFTMSYEQLDQLTSDVLVSFATTQEEQDAFLASPAAQTMPQVQSGAVASLVGAEFIASVSPPTALSVTWGLDEYVAALAAAAEKVDATS, encoded by the coding sequence GTGAACAGCAGAACACTCAGCCGCGTCCTTGTCGCCGTACCGCTCGCCCTGACCCTGGGCCTGGCCGCCTGCTCCTCCGGCGACGACTCCACCGGCGACACCGACAACGGTGGCGGCGACGCCGGTTTCCCGGTGACCATCCCGCACGCGTTCGGCGAGACCACCATCGACGACACCCCGACCCGGGTCGTCGCGTGGGGCTGGGGCAGCGCCGACGCGGCCATCGCCCTCGACGTGGTGCCGGTGGCCATCCCGTTCCAGAGCTACGGTGGCGACGCCAACGGCGTACTGCCGTGGATCGCCGAGAAGCTCGACGAGACCGGCGCCGAGGTGCCCACCGTCCTGCCGGACGCCCAGGAGCCGCCGTTCGACGAGATCGCCGCCGCCGAGCCCGACCTGATCCTGGCTGTCTACTCCGGCATCGACCAGGAGCAGTTCGACCTGCTCAACAAGATCGCGCCGACCGTCGCCTACCCGGACGAGGCGTGGGCCACCCCGTGGCGCGACCTGATCACCACGGTAGGTACCGCGCTCGGCAAGAGTGCCGAGGCGCAGGCGCTGCTCGACGACATCGACGCCCAGATCGCCACCAAGGCGCAGGAGAACCCGCAGCTGGCCGGCAAGAGCGTCGCGATGGTCTGGGACTCCGCCGGCACCTTCTACGTCTACAAGGAAGCCGACCCGCGGGTCGAGTTCGCCCTCGACCTGGGCATGACCGGTGCCCAGAGCGTCAACGACCTCGGCACCGACGAGTCGACGTTCTACTTCACCATGAGCTACGAGCAGCTCGACCAGCTCACCTCGGACGTTCTGGTCTCGTTCGCCACCACCCAGGAGGAGCAGGACGCCTTCCTGGCCTCGCCGGCCGCGCAGACCATGCCGCAGGTCCAGTCCGGCGCGGTCGCCTCGCTGGTCGGGGCCGAGTTCATCGCCTCGGTGTCGCCGCCCACCGCGCTGTCGGTGACCTGGGGGCTCGACGAGTACGTCGCCGCCCTCGCCGCCGCCGCAGAAAAGGTCGACGCCACCTCCTGA
- a CDS encoding iron chelate uptake ABC transporter family permease subunit, with the protein MTVTGTRHVEGELPALRRLRRRRRVRAAVVVSTLTVVALLLAALSLSLGSYRVAPDDLLRTLAGQGTGRDEFIILDLRLPRLVAGILTGAAFGLAGGIFQTVLRNPLASPDIIGVTGGASVAAVAALTVFGVGSLGVSVAAFVGATGTAAAVYLLSWRGGLTGYRFVLVGIAAAFMAHGALGYLLTRGEVREAQTALAWMVGSLGAARWTEIVVLAVTLGALAVVLLVARATLELLQFGDDTATGLGVRLERGRIVLLAVAVTLAAVATATTGPIAFVAFVAMPIARRLMRSGAPVLLPAALVGVVVVTGSDLIAQHLLPGNVKAPVGIVTAVLGGPYLLWLLTTTGRDGRGA; encoded by the coding sequence ATGACCGTCACCGGAACCCGCCACGTCGAGGGGGAGTTGCCGGCGCTGCGTCGACTGCGTCGGCGTCGCCGCGTCCGGGCCGCCGTGGTGGTGTCGACACTGACGGTGGTCGCGCTGCTGCTGGCGGCGCTCAGTCTCAGCCTCGGCTCCTACCGGGTCGCGCCCGACGATCTGCTGCGGACGCTCGCCGGGCAGGGCACCGGCCGCGACGAGTTCATCATCCTCGACCTGCGGCTGCCCCGGCTGGTCGCCGGGATCCTGACCGGGGCGGCGTTCGGCCTCGCCGGCGGGATCTTCCAGACGGTGCTGCGCAACCCGCTGGCCAGCCCGGACATCATCGGTGTCACCGGCGGCGCCAGTGTCGCGGCGGTGGCCGCGCTGACGGTGTTCGGCGTCGGCAGCCTGGGGGTCTCGGTCGCGGCGTTCGTCGGCGCGACCGGTACGGCGGCCGCCGTCTACCTGCTGTCCTGGCGGGGTGGACTGACCGGATACCGATTCGTGCTGGTCGGCATCGCCGCCGCGTTCATGGCCCATGGAGCGCTCGGCTATCTGTTGACCCGGGGTGAGGTCCGCGAGGCGCAGACCGCGCTGGCCTGGATGGTCGGCAGCCTGGGTGCCGCCCGGTGGACGGAGATCGTCGTCCTGGCGGTCACCCTGGGCGCGCTCGCCGTGGTGCTGCTGGTGGCGAGGGCGACGCTGGAGCTGCTGCAGTTCGGCGACGACACCGCCACCGGCCTGGGGGTACGGCTGGAGCGCGGCCGGATCGTGCTGCTCGCGGTCGCGGTGACGCTCGCGGCGGTGGCGACGGCGACGACCGGGCCGATCGCGTTCGTGGCGTTCGTCGCCATGCCGATCGCCCGGCGGTTGATGCGCTCCGGCGCTCCCGTGCTGCTGCCGGCCGCGCTGGTCGGCGTGGTGGTGGTGACCGGGTCGGACCTGATCGCCCAGCATCTGCTGCCCGGCAACGTGAAGGCGCCGGTGGGGATCGTCACGGCGGTGCTCGGTGGCCCGTACCTGCTGTGGTTGCTGACTACCACGGGCCGGGACGGGCGCGGGGCCTGA
- a CDS encoding iron chelate uptake ABC transporter family permease subunit has translation MLTSLRRGRGEVVDRSVTDGGRRFTIGRRLGGLLVAVALLAGTIFASLALGARDITLPMVLDALTHRDPTVNDHVVIWDLRLPRTVIGLLAGAALGLSGALMQGLTRNPIADPGLLGVNAGASLAVVVAITWLGIGTTVGYIWFAFAGAALAALAVYGVGSLGWGGATPVKLAIAGSALTAVLTSLITLVLLTNLQTLERYRFWQVGSLVGRDLSAARTVLPFLFVGAVLAVASGRLLNALSLGDDVAHGLGQHVVRDRASILLATVLLCGSATALAGPIVFVGLVVPHAARWITGPDYRWILAYSLPLGATLLLAADVVGRLVALPGEVEAGLVAAFLGAPVLIALVRKARMAAV, from the coding sequence ATGCTTACCTCACTTCGGCGCGGTCGAGGTGAGGTCGTCGACCGGTCGGTGACCGACGGTGGGCGTAGATTCACGATCGGTCGACGGCTCGGTGGGTTGCTGGTCGCCGTCGCGCTGCTGGCCGGCACCATCTTCGCCAGCCTGGCCCTCGGCGCCCGCGACATCACCCTGCCGATGGTGCTCGACGCACTGACACACCGCGATCCGACGGTCAACGACCACGTGGTGATCTGGGACCTCCGGCTGCCCCGGACCGTGATCGGGCTGCTCGCCGGGGCGGCCCTCGGCCTGTCCGGTGCGCTGATGCAGGGGCTCACCCGCAACCCGATCGCCGACCCCGGGCTGCTCGGCGTCAACGCCGGGGCCTCGCTCGCCGTGGTCGTCGCGATCACCTGGCTCGGAATCGGCACCACCGTCGGCTACATCTGGTTCGCCTTCGCCGGGGCGGCGCTGGCCGCACTGGCCGTCTACGGCGTGGGGTCACTGGGCTGGGGCGGGGCGACCCCGGTGAAACTGGCCATCGCCGGCTCCGCGTTGACGGCGGTTCTCACCTCGCTGATCACCCTGGTGCTGCTGACCAACCTGCAGACCTTGGAACGCTACCGGTTCTGGCAGGTCGGCTCGCTGGTCGGGCGGGACCTGTCGGCCGCCCGTACGGTGCTGCCGTTCCTGTTCGTCGGCGCGGTGCTCGCGGTGGCCTCCGGCCGGCTGCTCAACGCGCTCAGCCTCGGCGACGACGTCGCCCACGGGCTCGGGCAGCACGTGGTCCGCGACCGGGCGTCGATCCTGCTGGCGACCGTGCTGCTCTGCGGGTCGGCGACCGCGCTCGCCGGCCCGATCGTCTTCGTCGGTCTGGTCGTGCCGCACGCCGCCCGGTGGATCACCGGCCCCGACTACCGGTGGATCCTCGCCTACAGTCTGCCGCTGGGCGCGACCCTGCTGCTGGCCGCCGACGTGGTGGGCCGGCTCGTCGCCCTGCCCGGGGAGGTCGAAGCCGGCCTGGTCGCGGCGTTCCTCGGCGCTCCGGTGCTGATCGCCCTGGTCCGCAAGGCCCGGATGGCCGCGGTATGA
- a CDS encoding glycoside hydrolase N-terminal domain-containing protein produces the protein MHRIDDTAPAARWEDAFLTGNGEYGLMVYGDPVAERIVVNHHRFVLPNGTRDRRPPELAGVIEQVRDLILADRRAEAGRLLAGGRQLEWTQSYHPGYALTIDAVGFRSSPVPPVGYRRTTDFSTGEVSATWDGDRARRAFVSRADAVAVVALAAGPCLLGATGDLPGRPAEVGYDVAAYRHDGYAVLRVRGSYPPGLGAYGFEGLTLVVGDTEIAGDRIRVAGDALTLTVLDRYDAPGWGTGALHARLAALAGHDYDRLLRRHVTLHAPMYQRVSLRLRVDEADRHRPVGQLLDAQRADDQRLSPALLERLFHAGRYLLISSSGVLPPRLTGLWLASWDAAWAGDFTTDANLNLQMAGAAIGALPEVTAAYQRLIAGQVDDWRRNARAVYGGRGLLAPGRTDGEHGHLFHFCDDWPWPAWLPGADWLLYPLWEHHLVTGEPLGAAAGWLVEAAEFFADFLTRVDDDGRFVIVPSFSGETGPLDEDRPVYLAVNATMDIAAARHAMGVAGALTGSPEWAELAARLPDYLVDDRGALAEWAWPGYRVDDDHRHVSHLYPVWPLHEITPDGTPELARAAHRALAVRGDENLSAHGSLHRALVAARLRDADGVAANLRKIVCTDMFFRSLMSAHNPGLQTYNADAAHALPGVLIEALVDSRVELADGSVALHLVPAWPAQLPGGTLRGVTCRGRITVEELTWDAASVRVRLRSALTQRVMVTSPYGVLPVDLPADEPVTLDLHT, from the coding sequence GTGCACCGGATCGACGACACCGCGCCGGCGGCCCGCTGGGAGGACGCCTTCCTCACCGGCAACGGCGAATACGGGCTGATGGTGTACGGCGACCCGGTCGCGGAGCGGATCGTGGTCAACCATCACCGGTTCGTGCTGCCCAACGGCACCCGCGACCGGCGGCCACCGGAGCTGGCCGGCGTCATCGAACAGGTCCGTGACCTGATCCTGGCCGACCGGCGGGCCGAGGCCGGCCGGCTGCTTGCCGGCGGGCGGCAACTGGAGTGGACCCAGTCCTACCACCCCGGGTACGCGTTGACCATCGACGCCGTCGGGTTCCGCTCCAGCCCGGTGCCGCCGGTCGGCTACCGGCGTACCACCGATTTCAGCACTGGCGAGGTCAGCGCGACCTGGGACGGCGACCGCGCCCGGCGGGCCTTCGTCTCCCGCGCCGACGCGGTCGCGGTGGTGGCGCTCGCCGCCGGGCCGTGCCTGCTCGGCGCGACCGGCGACCTGCCCGGCCGGCCGGCCGAGGTCGGCTACGACGTCGCGGCCTACCGGCACGACGGTTACGCCGTCCTGCGGGTCCGGGGCAGCTACCCGCCCGGGCTCGGCGCGTACGGGTTCGAGGGGCTGACCCTGGTGGTCGGTGACACCGAGATCGCCGGCGACCGGATCCGGGTCGCGGGGGACGCGCTGACGCTGACCGTGCTCGACCGCTACGACGCACCCGGCTGGGGCACCGGGGCGCTGCACGCCCGACTGGCGGCGCTGGCCGGCCACGACTACGACCGGCTGCTACGACGCCACGTCACACTGCACGCACCGATGTACCAGCGGGTCAGCCTGCGGCTGCGCGTCGACGAGGCCGACCGGCACCGGCCGGTCGGCCAGTTGCTCGACGCGCAGCGCGCCGACGACCAGCGACTGTCACCGGCGCTGCTGGAGCGGCTGTTCCACGCCGGCCGGTACCTGCTGATCAGCTCCAGCGGTGTGCTGCCGCCCCGGCTGACCGGTCTCTGGCTGGCCTCCTGGGACGCGGCCTGGGCCGGTGACTTCACCACCGACGCCAACCTCAACCTGCAGATGGCCGGGGCCGCGATCGGCGCGCTGCCGGAGGTGACGGCGGCGTACCAGCGGCTGATCGCCGGCCAGGTCGACGACTGGCGGCGCAACGCGCGGGCGGTGTACGGCGGCCGGGGCCTGCTCGCACCGGGCCGCACGGACGGCGAACACGGCCACCTGTTCCACTTCTGCGACGACTGGCCGTGGCCGGCCTGGCTGCCCGGGGCCGACTGGCTGCTGTATCCACTCTGGGAACATCACCTGGTCACCGGCGAGCCGCTGGGCGCGGCCGCCGGATGGCTGGTCGAGGCGGCCGAGTTCTTCGCCGACTTCCTGACCCGGGTCGACGACGACGGGCGGTTCGTGATCGTGCCGTCGTTCTCCGGTGAGACCGGCCCGCTCGACGAAGACCGGCCGGTCTACCTGGCGGTGAACGCGACGATGGACATCGCCGCGGCCCGGCACGCGATGGGCGTGGCCGGCGCGCTGACCGGCTCGCCCGAGTGGGCGGAGCTGGCCGCGCGGCTGCCGGACTACCTGGTCGACGACCGGGGGGCGCTTGCCGAGTGGGCCTGGCCCGGCTACCGGGTCGATGACGACCATCGGCACGTCAGCCACCTCTACCCGGTGTGGCCGCTGCACGAGATCACCCCGGACGGCACGCCGGAGCTGGCCCGCGCGGCACACCGGGCACTGGCCGTACGCGGTGACGAGAACCTGTCCGCGCACGGCAGCCTGCACCGGGCGCTGGTCGCCGCCCGGCTACGCGACGCCGACGGGGTCGCCGCCAACCTGCGGAAGATCGTTTGTACGGACATGTTCTTCCGGTCGTTGATGAGCGCGCACAACCCGGGGCTGCAGACGTACAACGCAGACGCCGCGCACGCGCTGCCCGGCGTACTGATCGAGGCGCTGGTCGACTCGCGGGTCGAGCTGGCGGACGGGTCGGTGGCTCTGCACCTGGTGCCGGCCTGGCCGGCGCAGCTGCCCGGCGGCACCCTGCGGGGGGTCACCTGCCGGGGGCGGATCACCGTCGAGGAGCTGACCTGGGACGCGGCCTCGGTGCGGGTCCGGCTCCGTTCGGCGCTCACCCAACGGGTCATGGTCACCAGTCCGTACGGGGTGCTGCCGGTCGACCTGCCCGCCGATGAGCCGGTGACCCTGGACCTGCATACTTAG